A single region of the Streptomyces sp. NBC_01803 genome encodes:
- a CDS encoding PepSY domain-containing protein, with protein sequence MKRNVMIAAAVAVTAVVGGGTAASAALGSDDEPARATTENETGNGTGNETEAVAAPADTSAGSTADEALATALADTPGVVTEIERGDGWEVEILGDDGEWYKVRVGEDGTEVLGSRVDTDDTDDDDDDDGDDDADDRAAAGAAGIDVAEAVALAEAETSAVLSEASLDDGRWKLELRGDDGREHELTIDPSSGEITSHEQETERDGSGTDDTDDSDSDSSDDSDDSDTDDDDTNENENESDD encoded by the coding sequence ATGAAGCGCAACGTCATGATCGCCGCCGCCGTCGCGGTGACCGCCGTCGTCGGCGGCGGAACGGCGGCGAGCGCGGCACTCGGCTCGGACGACGAACCGGCCCGCGCCACGACGGAGAACGAGACGGGGAACGGGACCGGGAACGAGACCGAGGCGGTCGCCGCGCCGGCGGACACATCGGCCGGTTCCACGGCGGACGAGGCTCTGGCGACCGCCCTGGCCGACACGCCGGGCGTGGTGACGGAGATCGAACGCGGCGACGGCTGGGAGGTGGAGATCCTCGGCGACGACGGCGAGTGGTACAAGGTCCGGGTCGGCGAGGACGGCACGGAGGTGCTGGGCAGCCGCGTCGACACCGATGACACCGATGACGACGACGATGACGACGGGGACGACGACGCGGACGACCGCGCGGCGGCCGGGGCTGCCGGGATCGACGTGGCGGAGGCCGTCGCCCTCGCGGAGGCCGAGACCTCCGCGGTCCTCAGCGAGGCATCCCTGGACGACGGCCGCTGGAAGCTCGAACTGCGCGGCGACGACGGCCGGGAGCACGAGCTGACGATCGACCCGTCCTCGGGCGAGATCACGTCCCACGAACAGGAGACGGAGCGGGACGGCTCCGGGACCGACGACACGGACGACAGCGACAGCGACAGCAGCGACGACAGTGACGACAGTGACACTGACGACGACGACACCAACGAGAACGAGAACGAGAGCGACGACTGA
- a CDS encoding response regulator transcription factor: MRLLIVEDERRLARSLAQGLTAEGFAVDVVHTGTDGLHRASEGAYDLLILDIMLPGLNGYRVCAALRAAGDETPILMLTAKDGEYDEAEGLDTGADDYLTKPFSYVVLVARVRALLRRRGRGAAPELRVGDLAVDRAARRVSRGGSEVALTAKEFAVLEHLATRAGEVVSKAEILEHSWDFAYEGDPNIVEVYISALRRKLGPGLIVTVRGAGYRLVAAHG; encoded by the coding sequence ATGCGCTTGCTGATCGTGGAGGACGAGAGACGGCTCGCCCGGTCGCTGGCCCAGGGGCTGACGGCCGAGGGCTTCGCCGTGGACGTGGTGCACACCGGCACCGACGGGCTGCACCGGGCCTCCGAGGGCGCCTACGACCTCCTCATCCTCGACATCATGCTCCCCGGCCTGAACGGCTACCGGGTCTGCGCCGCCCTGCGCGCCGCCGGGGACGAGACCCCGATCCTGATGCTCACCGCCAAGGACGGCGAGTACGACGAGGCCGAGGGGCTCGACACCGGCGCCGACGACTACCTGACCAAGCCCTTCTCCTACGTCGTCCTCGTCGCCCGCGTCCGCGCGCTGCTGCGGCGGCGCGGCCGGGGAGCCGCGCCCGAGCTGCGGGTCGGGGACCTCGCCGTGGACCGGGCCGCCCGGCGGGTCAGCCGAGGAGGGTCCGAAGTGGCGCTCACGGCCAAGGAGTTCGCCGTGCTGGAGCACCTCGCGACCCGGGCCGGCGAGGTGGTCTCCAAGGCCGAGATCCTGGAGCACAGTTGGGACTTCGCCTACGAGGGCGACCCCAACATCGTGGAGGTCTACATCAGCGCGCTGCGCCGCAAGCTCGGCCCCGGCCTCATCGTGACCGTGCGCGGCGCCGGATACCGGCTGGTGGCCGCCCATGGCTAG